In Halostella salina, a single window of DNA contains:
- a CDS encoding zinc ribbon domain-containing protein: MPEEMEFCIECGESLPDTAAFCPSCGLNIDRARESNAGGGSARAAEPARGGTADAATGATAGGTADRTKEPNAGRAPAGGGTARSEAAYDDAGESLVEEGEQISTVALLFMGVAGGLFVLAAFIPTWYMKCVEMEQFGYGCASHAPADVPAEWRAWVAFWGGFVLLSLADEYANLGVFGSWRIKKSKVLLIAGIFGMAPTSALEPVNGELQLGAVVILAAGSLMLLYAVPAIVWQWLFDKRIGSR, from the coding sequence ATGCCGGAGGAAATGGAGTTCTGCATCGAGTGCGGCGAGAGCCTCCCAGACACGGCTGCGTTCTGCCCGAGTTGCGGTCTGAACATCGACCGTGCGAGGGAGTCGAACGCCGGCGGTGGGTCGGCCCGGGCGGCCGAACCGGCGCGTGGCGGGACTGCCGACGCAGCGACGGGAGCGACCGCCGGTGGGACGGCGGACCGGACGAAGGAGCCGAACGCCGGCCGAGCGCCGGCCGGCGGCGGGACAGCGCGCTCGGAGGCGGCGTACGACGACGCCGGCGAGTCGCTCGTCGAAGAGGGCGAACAGATCAGCACGGTGGCGCTCCTGTTCATGGGGGTCGCCGGCGGGCTGTTCGTGCTTGCAGCGTTCATCCCGACCTGGTACATGAAATGCGTCGAGATGGAGCAGTTCGGGTACGGCTGTGCGAGTCACGCACCCGCCGATGTCCCGGCAGAGTGGCGGGCCTGGGTCGCGTTCTGGGGCGGGTTCGTGTTGCTCTCCCTGGCCGACGAGTACGCGAACCTCGGCGTGTTCGGTTCCTGGCGGATCAAGAAGTCGAAGGTCCTGCTCATCGCCGGGATATTCGGGATGGCACCCACCAGCGCGCTCGAACCGGTCAACGGGGAACTCCAGCTCGGCGCCGTCGTCATCCTGGCCGCCGGGTCGCTGATGTTGCTGTACGCGGTCCCTGCGATAGTCTGGCAGTGGCTGTTCGACAAGCGCATCGGGAGCCGGTGA
- a CDS encoding acetyl-CoA carboxylase biotin carboxylase subunit has product MFRKVLVANRGEIAVRVMRACEELNIGTVAVYSEADKNGGHVRYADEAYNVGPAKASESYLDQAAIMEAARKADADAIHPGYGFLAENAEFAARVEESEITWVGPESDAMEQMGEKTKARTAMASADVPIVPGTTDPVEDPAEVEHFGEEHGYPVAIKAEGGGGGRGMKVVESADEAADQLESAKREGEAYFDNDSVYLERYLENPRHIEVQILADEHGNVRHLGERDCSLQRRHQKVIEEGPSPALSDELREKIGEAARRGVSEAGYTNAGTVEFLVEEEDRDPDDPLGPDANFYFLEVNTRIQVEHTVTEEITGIDIVKEQLRVAAGQELEFAQDDVTFDGHAIEFRINAENAANDFAPAQGGELTTYDPPGGIGVRLDDSLRQGDELVTDYDSMVAKLIVHGSDREECISRSLRALREYDIEGIVTIVPFHRLMLTDERFTNGTHTTKYLDEELDRDRLTEAQEQWGTEGTGSADDDDEDVVEREFTVEVNGKRFEVNLEERGAAPVAVESAGTGSATAERPDSAGSGGDGGDGGTEITGEGEQVTAEMQGTILDVNVAEGDEVASGDVICVLEAMKMENDVVAERGGTVTGVAIDEGDSVDMGDVLVVLD; this is encoded by the coding sequence ATGTTCAGGAAGGTTCTGGTGGCCAACCGCGGGGAGATCGCAGTCCGCGTGATGCGAGCCTGTGAGGAACTGAACATCGGCACCGTCGCCGTCTACAGCGAGGCCGACAAGAACGGCGGACACGTCCGCTACGCCGACGAGGCGTACAACGTCGGCCCGGCGAAGGCGAGCGAGTCGTATCTGGACCAGGCGGCGATCATGGAGGCCGCCCGGAAGGCCGACGCCGACGCCATCCACCCGGGCTACGGCTTCCTCGCGGAGAACGCCGAGTTCGCGGCCCGCGTCGAGGAGAGCGAGATCACCTGGGTCGGCCCGGAAAGCGACGCGATGGAGCAGATGGGCGAGAAGACGAAGGCCCGGACGGCGATGGCATCGGCCGACGTGCCCATCGTCCCCGGGACGACCGACCCCGTCGAGGACCCCGCCGAGGTCGAGCACTTCGGCGAGGAGCACGGCTACCCCGTCGCCATCAAGGCCGAGGGCGGCGGCGGCGGCCGCGGGATGAAGGTCGTCGAGAGCGCCGACGAGGCCGCCGACCAGCTGGAGAGCGCCAAGCGCGAGGGCGAGGCGTACTTCGACAACGATTCCGTCTACCTGGAGCGCTACCTCGAAAACCCGCGACACATCGAGGTACAGATCCTCGCCGACGAGCACGGCAACGTCCGCCATCTCGGCGAGCGGGACTGCTCGCTCCAGCGCCGCCACCAGAAGGTGATCGAGGAGGGACCGAGCCCCGCGCTCTCGGACGAACTCCGCGAGAAGATCGGCGAGGCCGCCCGCCGCGGCGTCAGCGAGGCCGGCTACACGAACGCCGGCACCGTCGAGTTCCTCGTCGAGGAGGAGGACCGCGACCCCGACGACCCGCTCGGGCCCGACGCGAACTTCTACTTCCTCGAGGTGAACACCCGGATTCAGGTCGAGCACACCGTCACCGAGGAGATCACGGGGATCGACATCGTGAAAGAACAGCTCCGGGTCGCGGCCGGGCAGGAACTCGAGTTCGCGCAGGACGACGTTACCTTCGACGGCCACGCAATCGAGTTCCGGATCAACGCCGAGAACGCCGCCAACGACTTCGCGCCCGCACAGGGCGGCGAACTGACGACGTACGACCCACCGGGCGGCATCGGCGTCCGGCTGGACGACTCGCTCCGGCAGGGCGACGAACTCGTCACGGACTACGACTCGATGGTCGCGAAGCTGATCGTCCACGGCTCCGACCGCGAGGAGTGCATCTCCCGGAGCCTCCGGGCGCTCCGCGAGTACGACATCGAGGGGATCGTCACCATCGTCCCGTTCCACCGCCTGATGCTCACCGACGAGCGGTTCACGAACGGCACGCACACGACGAAGTATCTCGACGAGGAACTCGACCGCGACCGCCTCACGGAAGCACAGGAGCAGTGGGGTACCGAGGGGACTGGAAGCGCGGACGATGACGACGAGGATGTGGTCGAGCGCGAGTTCACCGTCGAGGTCAACGGCAAGCGCTTCGAGGTGAACCTGGAGGAGCGCGGCGCGGCACCGGTCGCCGTCGAGTCCGCCGGCACCGGCTCCGCGACGGCCGAACGGCCCGACTCGGCCGGATCCGGCGGCGACGGTGGCGACGGCGGCACCGAGATCACCGGCGAGGGCGAGCAGGTGACCGCGGAGATGCAGGGCACCATCCTCGACGTGAACGTCGCCGAGGGCGACGAGGTCGCGTCCGGTGACGTGATCTGCGTGCTGGAGGCGATGAAGATGGAGAACGACGTGGTCGCCGAGCGCGGCGGCACCGTTACGGGGGTCGCCATCGACGAGGGCGACAGCGTCGACATGGGCGACGTGCTGGTCGTGCTGGACTGA
- a CDS encoding helix-turn-helix domain-containing protein translates to MNYVDVRLRQPDGMLHPMQTFIREGDAVEREELRAWHLLREREIEYTLFYVEGDRDRYEAAMDGVDSVRWYDCTSVDDGSFHVYVCQETRAEDRRWRSAFAALDLVVVPPIVYDREAAMRLVVVGASEDIQTMLDGLPDGIDVQVNAIGEFDERRPTLAGALTARQSEAVEVAAALGYYDVPRTASLADVAAELGCAESTASNHLRKAESAVMTELAGR, encoded by the coding sequence GTGAACTACGTCGACGTCCGGCTTCGCCAGCCCGACGGGATGCTCCACCCGATGCAGACGTTCATCCGCGAGGGGGACGCCGTCGAGCGCGAGGAGCTTCGGGCGTGGCACCTGCTCCGGGAGCGGGAGATCGAGTACACGCTGTTCTACGTCGAGGGCGACCGCGACCGCTACGAGGCGGCCATGGACGGCGTCGACTCCGTGCGGTGGTACGACTGCACGTCGGTCGACGACGGCTCCTTTCACGTCTACGTCTGCCAGGAAACGCGGGCCGAGGACCGGCGGTGGCGGTCGGCGTTCGCGGCGCTGGACCTCGTCGTCGTGCCGCCGATCGTGTACGACCGCGAGGCCGCGATGCGGCTGGTTGTCGTCGGGGCGAGCGAGGACATCCAGACCATGCTGGACGGCCTCCCCGACGGCATCGACGTGCAGGTGAACGCGATCGGCGAGTTCGACGAGCGACGGCCCACGCTGGCCGGGGCGCTCACCGCCCGGCAGTCGGAGGCGGTCGAGGTCGCTGCGGCGCTTGGCTACTACGACGTGCCGCGGACTGCGTCGCTCGCCGACGTGGCAGCCGAACTCGGCTGTGCCGAGAGCACCGCGTCGAACCACCTCCGGAAGGCCGAGTCGGCCGTGATGACCGAACTGGCCGGGCGGTGA